In Salvelinus alpinus chromosome 22, SLU_Salpinus.1, whole genome shotgun sequence, one genomic interval encodes:
- the LOC139549682 gene encoding high mobility group nucleosome-binding domain-containing protein 5-like produces the protein MPSMVSDRVGEEDVEEDEDGEEEDGEDKEDGEEEDVEDKEDVEDKEDGEDKEDVEDKEDGEDKKDGEDKENVEDKEDVEDKEDGEDKEDVEDKKDGEDKENVEDKEDVEDKEDGEDKKDGEDKENVEDKEDVEDK, from the exons ATGCCTTCTATGGTATCTGACAGAG tgggggaggaggatgtggaggaggatgaggatggggaggaggaggatggggaggacaAGGAGGATGGGGAGGAAGAGGATGTGGAGGACAAGGAGGATGTGGAGGACAAGGAGGATGGGGAGGACAAGGAGGATGTGGAGGACAAGGAGGATGGGGAGGACAAGAAGGATGGGGAGGACAAGGAGAATGTGGAGGACAAGGAGGATGTGGAGGACAAGGAGGATGGGGAGGACAAGGAGGATGTGGAGGACAAGAAGGATGGGGAGGACAAGGAGAATGTGGAGGACAAGGAGGATGTGGAGGACAAGGAGGATGGGGAGGACAAGAAGGATGGGGAGGACAAGGAGAATGTGGAGGACAAGGAGGATGTGGAGGACAAGtag